ATTCAGCTGACTCGCCAAATCGTCTGCCAAAAAATACTGTTTTTTTAGTTCTCATAGTTCGTCTTTATAGAGGATATACAATTCTATTCGGCGGTTTAACGCTCTATGCTGTGCTGTATTATTTGGATATAGTGGCTGGTATTCGCCGTAGCCGGCTACTGACAGTCGTTTCGGGTTGATACCTTTTTTCTGAAAGAATTTTACAACACTGCGTGCTCTATCTAATGACAGTTCCCAGTTAGACGAGTATCTCAATTCCCGTTTGATTGGTATATTATCCGTATGTCCTTCTATAATAACTTTATATGGCACATCAGAAAGCCAGGTAGCCAGTTTTTCAAGTGGCTGTTTTGTTTGTTCTTTCAAGACCGCGCTACCTAAATCAAACAGTACAGGTGTATCAAACACGATTCGGATACCTTGTGCTGTAGTTTCTGTTTTGATTATTTTTTCAAAATCAGGCGGTATTTGTTGTTCTTTTTTTACTATTTTTATATCCAGTCTACCTCTACCAAAAGTTGTCACAAAACTCATCTGTGCAATACGCTGGGTTTCCAGTGTTGCTCGGGTTAACGCCCATAGCATCAAAAAGAACAGCATCAGGTTTGTCATCATATCAGAATAGATAGTAAGCCAGATTGGTGTTGTTGCGCGTTCTCCACCCCAGAAGGTAATTTTTTTGAATTTTTTTTCCATAGAAAACCGCCAAACTGACGCGGAACTAAAACACAGAACAGACGCAGAACAGCATTCGGTTCCTTTTTATTTTCTTGTTCTGTATGCGAGATATGCTGCCAGTTTTTTTCGTAAGATAAGCGGAATATCACCTGCTTGGATTGATAGTATTCCTTCAATAACGACTTCTTTAGATAGAATTTCAGATTCTGATAGTGCATTCAGTTTTGATGCGATTGGCAGGAACACAAAATTAGTTGAAAAGATTCCATAGAAAGTTGTAGTTACAGCGATTGCCATAGATGCGCCCATTGTTTTTGGGTCTGCGAGATTTTTGAGCACCTGGACTACGCCGATAAGTGTACCTAAAAGCCCGAAGATAGGTGCGAGTGTGCCCATAGTTCTAAACACGCCTGCGTTTGCGTTGTGGCGTCTACGGATAAAAACGATTTCAGTTTCTAAATTGTCTCGGATTAAATCCGGTGCCAACCCATCAATCAGCATTTGCAGTCCTTCTTTCAAAAATCTATCTTCCATTGATGGAATATCTTCCTGTAAAGAATCCACACCGGTTCTTTTTGCTTTTTCGCAGAGCATAATCAACTGGTTAATTATAATTTCAGGTTGCTGTCTGACTTTT
Above is a genomic segment from Elusimicrobiota bacterium containing:
- a CDS encoding MotA/TolQ/ExbB proton channel family protein, with the protein product MDILTIVGLVIGFSAVYYVMYHGGIVELLINPLAAVLVFGGTSGAVLIGVPWTQLKTALRASLFVLFPKKVRQQPEIIINQLIMLCEKAKRTGVDSLQEDIPSMEDRFLKEGLQMLIDGLAPDLIRDNLETEIVFIRRRHNANAGVFRTMGTLAPIFGLLGTLIGVVQVLKNLADPKTMGASMAIAVTTTFYGIFSTNFVFLPIASKLNALSESEILSKEVVIEGILSIQAGDIPLILRKKLAAYLAYRTRK
- a CDS encoding flagellar motor protein MotB — its product is MEKKFKKITFWGGERATTPIWLTIYSDMMTNLMLFFLMLWALTRATLETQRIAQMSFVTTFGRGRLDIKIVKKEQQIPPDFEKIIKTETTAQGIRIVFDTPVLFDLGSAVLKEQTKQPLEKLATWLSDVPYKVIIEGHTDNIPIKRELRYSSNWELSLDRARSVVKFFQKKGINPKRLSVAGYGEYQPLYPNNTAQHRALNRRIELYILYKDEL